From Mycobacterium lacus, one genomic window encodes:
- a CDS encoding type II toxin-antitoxin system VapC family toxin: MPLVYFDASAFVKLLTTETGSSLASALWDGCDAALSSRLAYPEVRAALAAAARNHDLTESELAEAERDLQDFWAATRPVELTATVEQHAGHLARVHALRGADAVHLASALAVGDPGLIVAVWDRRLHTGAQAAGCRVAPAQLDP, translated from the coding sequence GTGCCGCTCGTCTACTTCGACGCCAGCGCCTTCGTCAAACTTCTCACCACAGAGACAGGCAGCTCGCTGGCGTCCGCGCTATGGGACGGCTGCGACGCCGCATTGTCCAGCCGCCTGGCCTACCCCGAAGTCCGCGCCGCACTCGCCGCAGCAGCCCGCAATCACGACCTAACCGAATCCGAGCTCGCCGAAGCCGAGCGCGACTTGCAGGACTTCTGGGCCGCCACCCGCCCAGTCGAACTCACCGCGACGGTTGAACAGCACGCCGGCCACCTCGCCCGAGTCCATGCCTTACGCGGAGCCGACGCCGTCCATCTGGCCAGCGCGTTGGCGGTCGGCGACCCCGGCCTGATCGTCGCCGTTTGGGACCGACGCCTGCACACCGGAGCACAAGCCGCCGGGTGCCGAGTCGCCCCCGCCCAACTCGACCCCTAG
- the wag31 gene encoding DivIVA-like cell division protein Wag31, translating to MPLTPADVHNVAFSKPPIGKRGYNEDEVDAFLDLVENELTRLIEENSDLRQRIAELDQELAAGGRVAPQPTAEVPVYEPEPELVKPAPVTTPAGPVGTTEEQAMKAARVLALAQDTADRLTSTAKAESDKMLADARANADQIVSDARHTAETTIAEARQRADAMLVDAQTRSEAQLRQAQEKADALQADAERKHSEIMGTINQQRTVLEGRLEQLRTFEREYRTRLKTYLESQLEELGQRGSAAPVDSSADAGGFDQFNRGNN from the coding sequence ATGCCGCTTACACCTGCCGACGTCCACAATGTGGCGTTCAGCAAGCCGCCTATCGGCAAGCGCGGGTACAACGAAGACGAGGTTGACGCCTTCCTTGACCTGGTGGAAAACGAGCTGACGCGCCTCATCGAAGAGAATTCCGATCTGCGTCAGCGGATAGCGGAGCTAGACCAGGAGCTGGCCGCCGGGGGGCGTGTTGCTCCACAGCCCACCGCGGAGGTGCCGGTTTATGAACCCGAACCCGAACTGGTAAAGCCTGCACCGGTGACTACTCCTGCCGGTCCGGTGGGAACGACCGAGGAACAGGCCATGAAGGCCGCTCGAGTTCTGGCCCTTGCGCAAGACACCGCCGACCGGCTCACCAGCACCGCCAAGGCCGAGTCGGACAAGATGCTCGCGGATGCCCGCGCCAACGCCGACCAGATCGTCAGCGACGCCAGGCACACCGCGGAGACCACCATCGCCGAGGCCCGGCAGCGCGCCGACGCGATGCTGGTCGATGCGCAAACCCGCTCCGAAGCCCAATTGCGCCAGGCGCAGGAGAAGGCCGACGCGCTGCAGGCCGACGCGGAACGCAAGCACTCCGAAATCATGGGTACCATCAACCAGCAGCGCACTGTGCTTGAAGGCCGCCTCGAGCAGCTGCGGACGTTCGAACGCGAATACCGCACGCGGCTCAAGACCTATCTGGAATCACAGCTCGAGGAACTCGGACAGCGCGGGTCGGCGGCACCTGTCGATTCCAGCGCGGACGCCGGGGGGTTCGACCAATTCAATCGGGGTAATAACTAG
- a CDS encoding YggT family protein, whose amino-acid sequence MALFFQILGFALFIFWLLLIARVVVEFIRSFSRDWHPTGVTVVILEIIMSVTDPPVKLLRRLIPQLTIGAVRFDLSIMVLLLVAFIGMQLAFGAAA is encoded by the coding sequence TTGGCGCTGTTTTTTCAGATCCTTGGGTTTGCGCTGTTCATCTTCTGGCTGCTGCTGATCGCTCGGGTCGTCGTTGAGTTCATCCGGTCGTTCAGCCGTGACTGGCATCCCACCGGCGTCACCGTGGTGATCCTGGAAATCATCATGTCGGTCACGGATCCGCCGGTGAAGCTGCTGCGCCGGCTGATCCCGCAACTGACCATCGGCGCGGTACGTTTCGACCTGTCCATCATGGTGCTGCTGCTGGTCGCGTTCATCGGTATGCAACTGGCTTTCGGTGCCGCGGCGTGA
- a CDS encoding cell division protein SepF has protein sequence MSTLHKVKAYFGMAPMEDYEDDYYDDRAPSRGYSRPRFDDGYGRYDRPEYDDPRGDLREPADYPPPSSYRGGYGEEPRFRPREFDRSEMARPRLGSWLRNSTRGALAMDPRRMAMMFEEGHPLSKITTLRPKDYSEARTIGERFRDGTPVIMDLVSMDNADAKRLVDFAAGLAFALRGSFDKVATKVFLLSPADVDVSPEERRRIAETGFYAYQ, from the coding sequence ATGAGCACACTGCACAAAGTCAAGGCCTACTTCGGCATGGCTCCGATGGAGGACTACGAGGACGACTATTACGACGACCGGGCGCCTTCTCGCGGTTATTCGCGGCCCCGTTTCGACGATGGGTACGGCCGCTATGACAGGCCCGAGTACGACGATCCCCGCGGCGACCTGCGTGAGCCGGCCGACTATCCGCCGCCGAGCAGTTATCGCGGCGGCTACGGGGAGGAGCCCCGTTTCCGGCCCCGGGAGTTCGACCGGTCCGAAATGGCCCGTCCGCGCTTGGGGTCGTGGTTGCGCAACTCCACCCGCGGCGCGTTGGCGATGGACCCGCGCCGGATGGCGATGATGTTCGAGGAAGGCCACCCGCTGTCGAAGATCACCACGCTGCGGCCCAAGGACTACAGCGAAGCCCGCACCATCGGCGAGCGGTTCCGCGACGGCACCCCCGTCATCATGGACCTGGTGTCGATGGACAACGCCGACGCCAAACGCTTGGTCGACTTCGCGGCCGGCTTGGCCTTCGCGTTGCGCGGCTCGTTCGACAAGGTCGCGACCAAGGTGTTCCTGCTGTCGCCGGCGGACGTCGACGTGTCCCCTGAGGAGCGTCGCCGGATCGCCGAAACCGGTTTCTACGCCTACCAATAG
- a CDS encoding YggS family pyridoxal phosphate-dependent enzyme, which translates to MAVDVCARGDRESQLMRALAAIRSRLAAAAEAAGRNVSEIELLPITKYFPATDVAILSRLGCRAVGESREQEAAAKAAELASLLASSPRADARGVQWHMVGRIQRNKARSLAGWAHTAHSVDGPQLVTALDRAVAAALADRRRENPLRVYVQVSLDGDVSRGGVDISASGAVEAICAQVEESEGLELVGLMGIPPLNWDPDVAFDRLKSEHSRVLESFPNAVGLSAGMSADLEIAVKHGSTCVRVGTALMGPRRLPSP; encoded by the coding sequence ATGGCGGTGGACGTTTGCGCGCGAGGCGACCGCGAATCGCAATTGATGCGGGCGCTGGCCGCAATTAGGTCGCGGCTCGCGGCGGCCGCAGAGGCGGCCGGTCGCAATGTGAGCGAAATTGAACTTCTCCCTATTACCAAATACTTTCCAGCAACCGACGTCGCGATTTTGTCCCGATTGGGTTGTCGGGCCGTTGGCGAATCGCGGGAGCAAGAGGCTGCAGCAAAGGCTGCCGAACTCGCTTCGCTGTTAGCAAGTTCACCACGGGCGGACGCGCGCGGCGTGCAGTGGCACATGGTGGGCCGCATCCAGCGGAACAAAGCACGGTCACTGGCCGGCTGGGCCCACACCGCCCACTCCGTCGACGGCCCGCAGTTGGTAACCGCGCTCGATCGGGCGGTGGCCGCGGCGCTCGCCGACCGGCGCCGCGAAAACCCGCTGCGGGTTTACGTCCAAGTCAGCCTCGATGGTGACGTGTCGCGTGGCGGCGTCGACATCTCGGCATCCGGCGCGGTCGAGGCGATCTGCGCGCAAGTGGAGGAGTCCGAGGGCCTGGAACTGGTCGGATTGATGGGCATCCCGCCGCTCAACTGGGACCCGGATGTGGCCTTTGACCGGCTGAAATCGGAGCACAGCCGGGTGCTCGAGTCGTTCCCGAACGCGGTGGGTCTGTCGGCCGGCATGTCGGCCGACCTCGAGATCGCCGTCAAACATGGTTCGACGTGTGTGCGTGTCGGTACCGCGCTAATGGGTCCGCGGCGGTTACCGTCACCGTGA
- the pgeF gene encoding peptidoglycan editing factor PgeF: protein MSVRIRRVTTTRAGGVSVPPFDTFNLGDHVGDDPAAVAANRARLAAAIGLPGERVVWMNQVHADRVEVVDRPQSAAIADADGLVTSTPRLALAVLTADCVPVLLADARAGVVAAVHAGRVGAQRGVVARAVEAMLGVGARAHDISALLGPAASGANYEVPAAMADEVEAALPGSRTTTSAGTPGLDLRAGIACQLRDLGVVSIDIDPRCTVADPTLFSHRRGAPTGRMASLVWME, encoded by the coding sequence GTGAGCGTTCGCATCCGGCGGGTTACCACCACCCGGGCGGGGGGCGTGTCGGTACCCCCGTTCGACACCTTCAACCTGGGTGACCATGTCGGGGACGACCCGGCGGCGGTGGCGGCGAACCGCGCCCGGCTGGCGGCGGCGATCGGCCTGCCCGGCGAGCGGGTGGTGTGGATGAACCAGGTCCACGCGGATCGGGTCGAGGTGGTCGACCGTCCGCAGAGCGCTGCGATCGCCGACGCCGACGGGCTGGTGACCAGCACCCCCCGACTGGCGCTGGCGGTGTTGACCGCCGACTGTGTGCCGGTCTTGCTGGCGGATGCGCGCGCCGGCGTTGTCGCGGCGGTCCACGCCGGTCGCGTCGGCGCCCAGCGGGGCGTGGTGGCCCGTGCGGTCGAGGCGATGCTCGGCGTGGGCGCGCGGGCCCACGATATTTCGGCACTGCTCGGCCCGGCGGCCAGCGGCGCCAACTACGAGGTGCCCGCCGCGATGGCCGACGAGGTCGAGGCGGCGTTGCCGGGCAGCCGCACCACCACCTCGGCCGGGACCCCGGGCCTCGACCTGCGCGCCGGAATCGCTTGTCAGCTGCGCGACTTGGGTGTTGTGTCCATCGACATCGACCCCCGCTGCACGGTGGCCGACCCGACGCTGTTCAGCCATCGCCGCGGTGCGCCCACCGGGCGGATGGCGTCGTTGGTGTGGATGGAATAA
- the ftsZ gene encoding cell division protein FtsZ, with amino-acid sequence MTPPHNYLAVIKVVGIGGGGVNAVNRMIEQGLKGVEFIAINTDAQALLMSDADVKLDVGRDSTRGLGAGADPEVGRKAAEDAKDEIEELLRGADMVFVTAGEGGGTGTGGAPVVASIARKLGALTVGVVTRPFSFEGKRRSNQAENGIAALRESCDTLIVIPNDRLLQMGDAAVSLMDAFRSADEVLLNGVQGITDLITTPGLINVDFADVKGIMSGAGTALMGIGSARGEGRSLKAAEIAINSPLLEASMEGAQGVLMSIAGGSDLGLFEINEAASLVQDAAHQDANIIFGTVIDDSLGDEVRVTVIAAGFAASGPGRKPVVGETGGAHRIESARAGKLTSTLFEPVDAVSVPLSTNGATLSIGGDDDDVDVPPFMRR; translated from the coding sequence ATGACCCCGCCGCATAACTATCTGGCCGTCATCAAGGTTGTGGGTATCGGTGGCGGCGGCGTCAACGCCGTCAACCGGATGATCGAGCAGGGCCTCAAGGGCGTGGAGTTCATCGCGATCAACACCGATGCGCAGGCGTTGTTGATGAGCGACGCCGACGTCAAGCTCGACGTCGGCCGTGACTCGACCCGCGGGCTGGGCGCCGGCGCCGACCCAGAGGTCGGACGCAAGGCCGCCGAGGACGCCAAGGACGAGATCGAGGAGCTGCTGCGCGGCGCCGACATGGTGTTCGTCACCGCCGGCGAAGGCGGCGGCACCGGCACCGGGGGGGCGCCCGTCGTCGCCAGCATCGCCCGCAAGCTGGGCGCGTTGACCGTCGGCGTCGTCACCCGGCCGTTCTCGTTCGAGGGCAAGCGGCGCAGCAATCAGGCCGAAAACGGCATCGCCGCGCTGCGGGAGAGTTGCGACACCCTCATCGTGATCCCCAACGACCGGTTGCTGCAGATGGGGGATGCCGCGGTGTCGCTGATGGATGCGTTCCGCAGCGCCGACGAGGTGCTGCTCAACGGCGTGCAGGGCATCACCGACCTGATCACCACGCCAGGGCTGATCAACGTCGATTTCGCCGACGTCAAGGGCATCATGTCCGGTGCCGGCACCGCCTTGATGGGCATCGGTTCGGCCCGCGGTGAAGGCCGGTCGCTCAAGGCCGCCGAGATCGCCATCAACTCGCCGCTGCTGGAGGCCTCGATGGAGGGCGCGCAGGGCGTGCTGATGTCGATCGCCGGCGGCAGCGACCTGGGTCTATTCGAGATCAACGAGGCGGCCTCGCTGGTGCAGGACGCCGCCCACCAGGACGCCAACATCATTTTCGGCACCGTGATCGACGACTCGCTGGGCGATGAGGTGCGGGTCACCGTGATCGCGGCGGGCTTTGCCGCCAGTGGGCCCGGGCGCAAGCCGGTCGTGGGGGAAACCGGCGGCGCTCACCGGATCGAGTCGGCGAGGGCTGGCAAGCTGACCTCGACGCTGTTCGAGCCGGTCGACGCCGTGAGCGTCCCGTTGTCCACCAACGGTGCGACCCTGAGCATCGGTGGCGACGACGACGACGTCGACGTGCCGCCTTTCATGCGCCGTTAA
- the ftsQ gene encoding cell division protein FtsQ: MAADDVTGDAGDREDSAITEPLVAQDAQTPADATDFEGPRRRARRERAERRAAQARARAIEQAHREAKRRASGRIVAEPKRAARGVVRGLKMALATVILAVVGIGLALVLYFTPAMSARSIVVTGIGAVTREEVLDAAGVRLGTPLLQINTNQVADRVATIRRVASARVQRQYPSALRITIVERVPVVVKDFPDGPHLFDRDGVDFATAPPPPALPYIDVDDPGPSDPATRAALQVLLALRPEVAGQVGEIAAPSVSSITLTLGDGRVVIWGSTDRAEEKAEKLAALLTQPGRTYDVSSPDLPTVK; encoded by the coding sequence CTGGCGGCTGATGACGTGACCGGCGACGCCGGTGACCGCGAGGACAGCGCCATCACCGAACCGCTCGTCGCGCAGGACGCTCAAACGCCGGCCGACGCAACCGATTTCGAGGGGCCGCGGCGGCGCGCCCGCCGGGAACGGGCCGAGCGTCGTGCCGCGCAGGCTCGCGCCCGCGCGATCGAGCAAGCCCACCGTGAGGCCAAACGACGGGCCAGCGGGCGTATCGTCGCGGAGCCCAAACGCGCTGCGCGGGGGGTTGTTCGGGGCCTGAAGATGGCGCTGGCGACGGTGATCCTGGCCGTCGTCGGGATCGGACTCGCGCTGGTCCTCTATTTCACGCCGGCGATGTCGGCCCGCAGCATCGTCGTCACCGGGATTGGCGCGGTGACCCGCGAGGAGGTCCTCGACGCGGCCGGGGTGCGGCTCGGGACGCCGCTGCTGCAGATCAACACCAACCAGGTCGCCGACCGGGTGGCCACGATCCGGCGGGTGGCCAGCGCGCGGGTGCAACGTCAGTACCCGTCGGCGCTGCGGATCACGATCGTCGAGCGAGTCCCCGTGGTAGTGAAGGATTTTCCGGACGGGCCGCACCTCTTTGACCGCGACGGCGTCGACTTCGCGACCGCTCCGCCGCCACCGGCGCTGCCGTACATCGACGTCGACGATCCCGGACCAAGTGACCCGGCGACCAGGGCCGCGCTGCAAGTATTGCTCGCGCTGCGTCCCGAGGTCGCGGGTCAGGTTGGCGAGATCGCGGCCCCGTCCGTCTCCTCGATCACGCTCACGCTGGGTGACGGGCGGGTGGTGATCTGGGGGAGCACCGATCGGGCCGAGGAGAAAGCCGAAAAGTTGGCCGCGCTGCTGACGCAGCCTGGACGCACCTACGACGTGTCCAGCCCCGATCTGCCGACCGTGAAGTAG